Sequence from the Methylophilales bacterium MBRSF5 genome:
TCCTATTTTACAGAGGCGAGTAAGTTTAAAAAAATGGATTTCAATGACATCGACAATCAAAAACCTTTTACTCAGAATGCTAACGATGGATGGATTGGAATCATCCAAAGATACTTTGCTAGCGCATGGATCATCCCAGGCAACTCTCCCAGACAATTTTATACCAAACGCCTTACAGACGGCATCTCCTCTGCTGGTGTTCGAGCTAAGCTTGCAATGGTAGAAGCGGGTTCCAGTGCGGAAGTCAGTTCGGTTCTGTATTCTGGTCCCCAATTGAAAAAACAATTAATTAAAGCCGCTCCTGGGATGGAGTATACCGTAGATTATGGTTGGTTAACCTTTATTGCCTCACCTTTGTTTTCATTGTTATCAGGCATACAGAAGTTAGTGCATAACTGGGGCGTTTCTATTATTTTATTAACCCTAGTCATTAAGATTTTCTTTTACCCGCTATCTGCTTCAAGCTACCGGTCTATGGCTCAATTAAAAGAAGTCGCACCGAGGCTACAGAGTATGAAAGAAAAATTCGGTGATGATAAACAAAAAATGCAACAGGCCATGATGGAGCTCTATAAAACTGAGAAAATTAACCCGCTAGGCGGTTGTCTCCCCATCCTGATTCAGATTCCGGTATTTATTGCGCTCTACTGGGTGTTGTTAGGAGCGGTTGAGTTAAGGCAGGCTCCATTTTTTGGCTGGATTACAGACCTTTCAGTGAAGGATCCATTGTATATTTTGCCAATACTAATGGCGGCTTCAATGTTCTTACAACAAAAACTGAATCCAAAACCTACGGATCCGACTCAGGCCCGATTAATGATGATGATGCCCATTATCTTCAGTATCTTCTTTTTCTTTTTCCCTGCTGGGTTGGTGTTGTATTGGTTCATCAACAACGTGTTGTCGATGATGCAACAGTGGTATGTGAATAAACAGATTCATGCGACGGCTATGAAGAAGAAAGGAAATGGTTAATTCATCATTTGTAAATGATGATTCAACCATTGCCGCTATTGCGACAGCCGCTGGCATGGGGGGCGTGGGTGTTATTAGAATATCTGGTCCTGATGCGTTCACTATCGCCCATCAAATTACTCATCTAGATTCTATCGATTCTCATCGGGCTCACTTCACTTCCTTTTATTCTAATGAAGGTCAATTACTCGATAAGGGTTTATTGATCGGTTTTAAAGGTCCCAAGTCATTTACGGGTGAAGATGTGGCCGAGTTTCAATTGCACGGCGGCCCAGCATTGCTGCAGTCCTTGTTGGAGGAAGCGCTATCTATGGGAGCCCGCATGGCCAAACCTGGTGAATTTACTTACCGTGCGTTCCTGAATAACAAACTAGACTTAACTCAGGCTGAAGCGGTAGCGGATATCATTAATGCGTCTACCAAGTCGGCGGTGATTAATGCAGCAAATTCTTTAAAGGGAAATTTCTCATTACAAATCAATGACTTATTAAAAAAACTCATCGATATTCGCATGTACATAGAAGCATGTTTAGATTTTCCAGAAGAAGAGATAGATTTTATCGAAAAAGGACAGATTAAGTCAAAAATACAATCCATTCAGCAGGCGATTGTTGCTTTAAAAGAGACTGCTGCCAAGGGCCAAATGATTCAGGATGGTTTTCAGGTCTGCTTAGTAGGTAAGCCTAATGTTGGTAAATCAACGCTGATGAATTTATTTTCCCAAGAAGAAGTGGCGATTGTGACCAATGTCCCAGGAACGACTCGCGACCCAGTGAGAGCCTCTATTGCTTTAAAGGGGGTACCCCTAAGCTTTGTGGATACGGCAGGGATTAGAGAAACTGAGGATATTGTCGAACAAGCAGGTATAAAAAAGACCAGGGAGATTATCGGTCGTTCTGCGCTGGTGTTAGTTCTTTTAGAATCTTTAGATGATGCAGATGATTACCTTAAGCAAAACATCTTACAGGACGAGTGTAATGTTATTTGGATCCTTAATAAAATTGACCTCAATAATGAACCACCCCAAGTCACTGATTATGCTGGACAACCCCTGGTAGCAATATCTGCTAAATGTGGGACCGGCTTAGATCTGTTGGAGGACCAAATTTTACAAATTTTTGGTTTAAACCATTTAGAGGGCAATGAGCAGTTATTTTCATCGAGGCAGCGACATCTTGAAGCCTTAAAGCAGATTGGTCATCATTTAATCACTGCGCTTGATCAGCTCGATCAACCTGAGTTAGTGGCTGAAGAACTCACCTTAGCTCAGAAAGAAATGTCTGGCATTACTGGTGAGTTTTCTACAGAAGATCTTCTCGGTGAAATTTTTAGTCGTTTTTGTATTGGGAAATAGTGTTTCACGTGAAACACTAACTTTTAACCTCAGCACTATATAGTTTCACGTGAAACAAAACAAAACCTTAAAAACATTATAAAATACGTTTATGAATAATTTTGATTCAAATTATGATGTCATTGTCATTGGTGGCGGCCATGCCGGAACAGAAGCCAGTCTTGCTGCTGCTCGCATGGGCCAAAAAACCCTTCTGATTACACATAATATTGATACCTTGGGTCAAATGTCATGCAACCCATCCATTGGTGGCATCGGTAAGGGGCACTTGGTTAAAGAAATTGATGCGCTGGGCGGTGTGATGGCGAAGGCAGCTGACCAAGCAGGCATTCACTTTAGGATGTTAAATGCGAGTAAAGGCCCAGCCGTGAGAGCAACGAGGGCTCAGGCTGACCGGGTCCTATATCGCAGGGCAATCAAATACCACTTGGAGAATCAAGACAATTTAAGTATTTTTCAACAACCGGTAGATGATCTGATCATAAAAGAGGATCAAGTCCAAGGTGTTGTGACAGAGTCAGGCATTCATTTTCATGCGAAATCAGTGATCTTAACCGCTGGAACGTTTCTAGATGGTGTTGTGCATGTTGGGTTAAAGAATTATCAGGCGGGTCGAGCGGGTGATCCGTCATCAAAAACGCTGGCTCACCGATTAAATCAATTAAATCTTCCGGTGGGACGATTAAAAACGGGAACGCCACCACGCATTGATGGTCGGTCGATTGATTATAGCGTCATGGAAGAACAGCCAGGAGATGCTCCAACACCCTATTTTTCCTTACAATCACCTTTATTAGAGCACCCAGAACAGATTTCTTGTTGGATTACCCACACCAATTCAGCAACTCATAACATTATCCGATCCGGTTTAGACCGATCACCCATGTATACCGGAGTAATTGAGGGCGTGGGTCCACGATATTGCCCGTCGATTGAAGATAAAATTCATCGTTTTGCCGATAAGGAGTCCCACCAAATCTTTCTAGAGCCTGAGGGGCTAACGACGCACGAAATTTATCCCAATGGCATATCCACGAGTCTTCCTTTTGATGTTCAGTATGAGCTGGTCCGCTCCATCAAAGGGCTTGAACAGGCGTACATCACCAGGCCGGGTTATGCAATTGAATACAACTATTTTGACCCGAGGAACTTGCAATCAAGCTTGCAGACGAAAACCATTGAGGGTCTTTTCTTTGCTGGACAAATTAACGGCACCACAGGCTATGAAGAGGCGGCGGCCCAGGGCCTGGTGGCGGGAATCAATGCGGCACTAAAAGCCCAAAATAGACCTTTTTGGTGTCCAAAAAGAGAAGAATCCTACATCGGGGTAATGATTGACGATCTTATTACGAGAGGGGTGACAGAGCCCTACCGAATGTTTACCAGCCGAGCAGAATACCGACTTCTTTTGAGGGAAGATAACGCCGATCAGAGACTGTCATCAGCTGGTTATGATCTAGGTGTCGTGAATCAAACACAATATGATCGATTTATGAAGAAAGATCAGGGGATCCAGTCCTGTTTGAATATCATGAAAAAAACGGTGACTAAACCAGAAGCGATTCCAACGGATGATCAACAACGTATTTTTGGGAAACAATTAGAGCGTGAGTACAGTATTTATGACCTGATCAAGCGCCCCAATGTCAATTGGAAGAAATTACAAGATTTTATGAAGCTGGACCAGGACTACGATGACCAAATTATCGAACAAGCCGAAATTAGTGCTAAATATTCGGGGTATATTAGCCGCCAGTCCGACGAAATCTTAAAAATTCAGTCTCAATACGCCATGAAAATACCCAAAAATATCAATTTTAAAGATATTAGTGGCTTAAGTAATGAGGCGATACAAAAATTTAAAGATGTGATGCCAGAAAATATTCAACAGGCGAGTAAAATTTCGGGAATTACCCCGGCTAATATTGCTTTATTGGTGGTGTATCTAAAAAAATTGGCTGTAAAGCAAGACAAGACCAAGCAAAAGGCGTCTTAGTTGGACTTGAAGTTACAGATACAGAGTGGGCTAAAGGAACTTAAGATTGATTTTATAGATGAGCAGGTTAATTTATTAGAAACCTATAAAAATCAGTTACTTAAGTGGAATAAGGTGTTTAATTTAACATCGATAACGGATGAGAAGGATGTAATAACGAAACATTTTATGGATTCTTTGAGTGTGAATCATGAGATTCAGGGTACACAGCAAGTTCTTGATGTCGGAACAGGGGCCGGTTTTCCAGGAATGGTGCTGGCAATCTTCAATCCTGATATCACTTTTCATTTAGTGGACGGGGTGGCTAAAAAGATTTCTTTTTTAGATGATTTGAAGGGAAAGTTAGGCCTGACAAATGTAAATACCTATCATGAAAAGGTAGAAAATCTACGTTTAGATACCCCGGTTGATATTGTCATCAGCCGAGCATTTGCTGACATAAAAAAGATGATGGATCTAACCCAGCATTTATTAAAAACAACGGGTCAATTTTTTGCCATGAAGGGTCCCGGGTATGAAATGGAATTGGAAAATTTAGATCAAAATAAATTGGCTGTGACCCCATTAAAAATTCCATTTTATGATGGCAGCAGAAGTTTAGTAAAAATATATAAGTAACCACTCAATATTTAAATTATGATGAAAATTATTGCAGTATCAAATCAAAAAGGCGGAGTCGGTAAAACCACCACCACTCTGAATCTGGCCACGGGACTTGGTATGGAGGGCAAGAAGGTGTTGCTTGTGGATCTTGACCCGCAGGGCAATGCCACCACCGGATCGGGGGTTGAGAAGAATGAAGTCGAGGCGACGATCTATGAAGTCATCATGGGAGAGACAGACATCAATACAGTGATCCATGAAAGCAAACATCATGACGTCATCCCAGCAAATCAACATCTAGCCGCAGCAGAGTTGGAGCTGGTGGGTAAGGAGCAGCGAGTTAATGCCCTCAAAAACAACTTACAACAATTACAAAAAAATTATGACTTTATTCTGTTGGACTGCCCACCCTCATTGGGTCTTTTAACCTTGAATGCATTAACCGCAGCCAAATCCGTGATCATCCCAATGCAATGTGAATACTTTGCACTCGAGGGACTCACTGATCTTGTAAATACCATTAGGCGTATCAAACAAAAAATGAATCCGGATATTGAAATAGAAGGGTTGTTAAGAACAATATACGATTCAAGAAATACCTTAAGTAAAGAAGTCTCTGACCAGCTATCTTCCTACTTCCCTAACAAGGTCTATAAGACCATCATTCCAAGAAATATCCGTGTGGCAGAAGCACCTAGTTTTGGAAAGTCTGCAATTGAACATGATAAATCATCAAAAGGAGCTAAGGCATACATCGACCTAGCAAAAGAAATAATTCATATTGAGGAGCGAAGAAATGGCTAAAGAAAAAGGTTTGGGTCGGGGGTTAAGTGCTCTGTTCGGATCTGAGGTGGAGGAAAAGTCATCACTAGAACCTGTGGTGGGTGAAAGTATTCAACAGGTAGACATTGACCAATTAATGCCGGGACGCTACCAACCGCGTTCTATTATGAATGAGGATGCCCTGAATGAGTTAGCTGAATCGATTGTCGAGCAGGGTCTGATGCAACCGATCATTGCCCGACAGTTGGATGATGGCTATGAAATCATTGCCGGCGAGAGAAGATGGCGTGCGGCACAAATAGCTAAAGTTAAAGAAGTGCCGGTCATTATCAGGGAGATATCGGATCGAAGTGCTTTGGCTATGGCACTGATTGAAAACATTCAGCGTGAGGATTTGTCTGCCCTTGAAGAGGCGAACGGGATTCGTCGCATGATTGATGAATTTGAAATGACCCACGAGCAGGCGGCCGATGCCTTAGGAAAATCAAGGGTAGCGGTATCAAATCTGTTGAGATTATTAAACCTGACCCCGCACGTGAGAAAAGCCTTGGCTGAGAAAAAGATTGAGATGGGGCATGCCAGGGCCTTGCTCCCTTTAAATCCTGATCGACAGATCATGTTGTGTGAAAAGATTGCCAGGGAATCTTTATCGGTAAGAGAAGTAGAGGTCTTGGTCAATGGTGAGAGTCGATCGGCATTTGCAAAACCGAGTAACAGAAAAAAAGAGCAGACCAAAGATACCGATGTTCAGGCCATAGAAAATGAATTATCAGACCAACTCGGTTTTTCGGTGAAGATCAATAACAAAAAAAATAATTCGGGAGAGATTCGCATAAGCTATCGCAACCTAGACCAACTCGATGTTTTGATTGAAAAATTAAAAAAATAAACTATCATAGAACTGACAAGTAAAGAAAGATCTGTATTAGATATAGCTTTACCTTCATAATCCTCTTTTTCACTTGCATGTTCGCAAGGGCGGGTGGTGCTTCCCCTGACGCTGGACAAATTCTCAATGAGATAGAACAGAGACCCTCCCGGAAATTGACATGATGGAATTCGAGGCATGCTCGATCAATTAATCAGGAAGTTATGGATTCGATTTGCTTAATTTTAAAATTGATAACCAAGGCCTAAATTTAGACTTCTAGAATCTAAATCCAGGTCTTGTTGGAGGAGACCACCGCCTACCATGGCCGATGTGTTTTCATCAGAAAAGATGTATTGATTGAATTCACCAAACCAGAATAGATTCGTCTTGAGTTGGTGGCGATAACCTAAACCAAACACGTATCCATCATAATAAACAGATTGATTATTGATGTCCACCTTGGCCCTAGAAAGTCCAGTTTTAAAGGAGATAGCAGAGTTTTCAGAAATTTGTAGCTGAGGTTGTAAGTGAGCACTCACTGTGTAATCTCGCTCGATGTCGGTGGTGGCTAACCAGTTTTGGAGAGATGTTTTTTGTCCAATGTGTGGAGATAATTCTAGGCCGATCAACACACTGAAATTATCACTAATATTTTTTTGATAGGCGGCGTTAAAATTTATTCCTGCCTCGACTTCATTTTCACTATCGCTGTTCACATTGATACCTCCGGCCACGACATTATTATTTTGAAAATCATTAAATTCTGCAGTTAGACCTAACATGATAACAAAGCCATCTTTTTGAAAGGCGTTGTAAGGTTTTTTTTCATCTTCGATAAAAAGCTCACCCTGATCATCAAAACCTTTAATCTTCTCACCCATTTTTTGTACAGACTCTTTCTTTGTTTTTGGTTCGGAATATTTTTGTTCAGAATGTTCAACAATATCATCTAGCTGTTTATTGAGGAGCTGTCTTTTTTCATTCTCTGTAGACATTGCAATGCGCTCATCCTCAGTGATTTGTCGTGGTT
This genomic interval carries:
- a CDS encoding insertase translates to METKRLILFVVFSFSLLLLWDSWQQKQLQTELAVSNAELSDLQPGDYDSSNIENPAYQLADDKKIVVKTSLYEAEINTVGGDIRKLKLVNFQNDNKDGLYEILNDEMNPLLYIAQSGLIGKNLPTHKDVFKSDQLQYESNDQEVRVPIIFENEEVKVVKTYIFSNDNYQIKLVTSITNKSDAALQPQIYYQLLHDHKSAEKSGLMPTFTGISYFTEASKFKKMDFNDIDNQKPFTQNANDGWIGIIQRYFASAWIIPGNSPRQFYTKRLTDGISSAGVRAKLAMVEAGSSAEVSSVLYSGPQLKKQLIKAAPGMEYTVDYGWLTFIASPLFSLLSGIQKLVHNWGVSIILLTLVIKIFFYPLSASSYRSMAQLKEVAPRLQSMKEKFGDDKQKMQQAMMELYKTEKINPLGGCLPILIQIPVFIALYWVLLGAVELRQAPFFGWITDLSVKDPLYILPILMAASMFLQQKLNPKPTDPTQARLMMMMPIIFSIFFFFFPAGLVLYWFINNVLSMMQQWYVNKQIHATAMKKKGNG
- the gidA gene encoding tRNA uridine 5-carboxymethylaminomethyl modification protein (GidA; glucose-inhibited cell division protein A; involved in the 5-carboxymethylaminomethyl modification (mnm(5)s(2)U) of the wobble uridine base in some tRNAs); its protein translation is MNNFDSNYDVIVIGGGHAGTEASLAAARMGQKTLLITHNIDTLGQMSCNPSIGGIGKGHLVKEIDALGGVMAKAADQAGIHFRMLNASKGPAVRATRAQADRVLYRRAIKYHLENQDNLSIFQQPVDDLIIKEDQVQGVVTESGIHFHAKSVILTAGTFLDGVVHVGLKNYQAGRAGDPSSKTLAHRLNQLNLPVGRLKTGTPPRIDGRSIDYSVMEEQPGDAPTPYFSLQSPLLEHPEQISCWITHTNSATHNIIRSGLDRSPMYTGVIEGVGPRYCPSIEDKIHRFADKESHQIFLEPEGLTTHEIYPNGISTSLPFDVQYELVRSIKGLEQAYITRPGYAIEYNYFDPRNLQSSLQTKTIEGLFFAGQINGTTGYEEAAAQGLVAGINAALKAQNRPFWCPKREESYIGVMIDDLITRGVTEPYRMFTSRAEYRLLLREDNADQRLSSAGYDLGVVNQTQYDRFMKKDQGIQSCLNIMKKTVTKPEAIPTDDQQRIFGKQLEREYSIYDLIKRPNVNWKKLQDFMKLDQDYDDQIIEQAEISAKYSGYISRQSDEILKIQSQYAMKIPKNINFKDISGLSNEAIQKFKDVMPENIQQASKISGITPANIALLVVYLKKLAVKQDKTKQKAS
- a CDS encoding chromosome partitioning protein, with amino-acid sequence MMKIIAVSNQKGGVGKTTTTLNLATGLGMEGKKVLLVDLDPQGNATTGSGVEKNEVEATIYEVIMGETDINTVIHESKHHDVIPANQHLAAAELELVGKEQRVNALKNNLQQLQKNYDFILLDCPPSLGLLTLNALTAAKSVIIPMQCEYFALEGLTDLVNTIRRIKQKMNPDIEIEGLLRTIYDSRNTLSKEVSDQLSSYFPNKVYKTIIPRNIRVAEAPSFGKSAIEHDKSSKGAKAYIDLAKEIIHIEERRNG
- a CDS encoding chromosome partitioning protein ParB, whose protein sequence is MAKEKGLGRGLSALFGSEVEEKSSLEPVVGESIQQVDIDQLMPGRYQPRSIMNEDALNELAESIVEQGLMQPIIARQLDDGYEIIAGERRWRAAQIAKVKEVPVIIREISDRSALAMALIENIQREDLSALEEANGIRRMIDEFEMTHEQAADALGKSRVAVSNLLRLLNLTPHVRKALAEKKIEMGHARALLPLNPDRQIMLCEKIARESLSVREVEVLVNGESRSAFAKPSNRKKEQTKDTDVQAIENELSDQLGFSVKINNKKNNSGEIRISYRNLDQLDVLIEKLKK